The genome window CGACATGAAGATAGAAGCGAGGTCGATCTCTAGCAACGGCGCAGATGAACCTGCTAAGGAGTCTAAGGATCAGTAACTAAAACGATCCATATCCTAATGTCACTCCTCTGGATACACGATAAATAGCCAGGAACCCCTAATAGGGGCTCCCGGCTATTCTTGTTATTTACATTTTCATCAAATCGCCTGCGGTTGCTGCTCCGCAAACTGACTATTGTACAGATCCGCGTAGAAACCTTGACTCGCCATTAATTCCTCATGATTGCCCTGCTCAATCACGTTACCATGATCCATAACCAGGATCAGATCGGCGCCGCGAATGGTGGACAAACGGTGTGCAATGACAAAGCTCGTGCGATCCTTCATCAGATCATTCATGGCTTTCTGAATGAATACTTCAGTCCGTGTATCCACGCTGCTCGTCGCTTCATCCAGAATGAGGATGGCCGGGTTCGCCAGAATCGCTCTTGCAATGGTCAGCAACTGTTTCTGCCCTTGAGAGATGTTCGACGCCTCTTCATTCAGCACCGTGTCATATCCATCAGGCAATGTACGAATAAAGTGATCCGCATGTGCCGCAACGGCTGCCTTGATGACATCCTCTTCCGTTGAACCTTCTCGACCATAGGCGATGTTGTCCCGAATCGTTCCGTTGAACAACCAGGTATCCTGAAGCACCATACCGAACAGACTGCGCAGCTTGCCACGCTCCATGTCCTTAATGTCGGCACCGTCAATCGTAATCCGACCATCCTGAATTTCGTAGAAACGCATTAACAGGTTGATCAGGGTCGTTTTACCGGCTCCCGTTGGTCCAACAATGGCTACGGTCTGTCCCGGTTTTACATCAATGTTCATGTTATGAATGAGCAGTTCATTTTCTTTATATCCAAAATTAACACCTTGGAATGTAACCGCGCCTCTAGGCTGCTGTAATTGCACGGGTTGTTTGGACTCCGGAACTTCTTCCTCTTCATCCAGCAACTCAAATACCCGTTCTGCCGATGCAATCGTCGATTGAATGATATTAGAGATATTAGCAATCTGGTTAATCGGTTGTGTGAATTGACGGGAGTACTGTGTAAAGGCCAGAATATCCCCGATGGAGATAGATCCGCGAGTAACAAAGATCCCACCGACCACACAGATCAGTACATACCCCAGGTTACCGACAAAACTCATGAGCGGCATAATAATACCGGAGATAAACTGGGCTTTCCAGCCGGATTCATACAACTCTTCATTGACCTTCTCGAATTGCTGTACCGATTGTTCTTCGCGTCCAAATGCTTTGACAACCTTGTGTCCTGTGTACATCTCTTCGACATGACCATTCAGTTCCCCGAGGGACTTCTGTTGGCCTGCAAAGTGTTTTTGCGAACGGGAAGCGACCAGCATAACAACAACGACACTGAGTGGCAGTGTCAAAATCGTGATCAAGGTCATCCATGGACTAATCGTCAGCATCATGATAATTACGCCGACAATCGTGACGATGGACGTAATGAACTGTGCCAAACTTTGCTGAAGGGTATTACTGATATTGTCCACGTCATTCGTGGCACGGCTCAGTGTCTCCCCAGTCGTGCGGGAGTCGAAATATTTCAAAGGAAGGCGTCCAACCTTCGCACTGATCTGCTCACGCATGTCATAGACAACACGTTGGGCTACACCAGCCATCAGGTATTGCTGAATATACATGAATGCAGCACTGAACAGATAGAGCCCGCCAAGCAGGTATAATACTTTCATCAATGCAGGAAAATCAATCCCGGCTCCCTGCACACCCTGAAGGATGGCAATGGCGCCTTCACTAAGAATATCCGTACCTTGGGCCATGATCTTAGGACTGATGATACTGAATACGGTACTCAGAATGGCTGCAACCAGCACCCCAAGTAGACGAGAGCTGTGGGGCTGGAGATAACGAATCAAACGCCGCAGTGTGCCTTTGAAATCTTTTGCTTTCTCAGCGGGAGGTCGCATGCCCATACCCGGACCGGGTCCCGGTCCGCGAGAGACACGGGGTGCTTTATGTTTTTCTGTATGATCACTCATGCGATCTCCTCCTCAGTCAGCTGGGAGGATACAATTTCGCGATATACTTCATTGTGCTCCAGCAGCTCTTTATGTGTTCCTGAACCGACAATTCGTCCCTCATCCATAACCAGAATACGATCGGCATCCATTACTGTACTTACGCGTTGGGCAACAATCAGCACAGCCGCTTCTGTCGTTTCGGACTTCAGCGCAGCACGAAGTTTAGCATCCGTTTTGAAATCAAGCGCAGAGAAACTGTCATCAAAGATATAGACTTCCGGACGGCGAACAAGTGCGCGAGCGATGGACAGACGTTGCTTTTGTCCACCAGACACGTTGTTACCCCCTTGTGCAATTAGGCTGTCATATCCATCTTTCATCTCGGTAATGAAGTTCTCTGCCTGAGCCGTACGAGCCGCATGAACAACTTCATCCATTGTGGCATCGTCTTTCCCGTGACGGATATTGTCCGTAATTGTACCCGTGAAGAGGACTGCCTTTTGTGGCACAAAGCCAATTTTGGCACGCAAATCTTCCTGCCGAAGTTCCCGCACATCCGTACCATTGACCCGAACGCTGCCTTCAGTCACATCATAGAATCGTGGAATAAGACTGAGCAATGTCGATTTCCCGGAACCCGTACCCCCAATAATGGCTGTTGTCTCACCTGAACGAGCTGTGAAGGATATATCGGACAACGCTGGATTCTCTGCGCCCGGATAACGGAAAGTTACATGGTCAAACTCAATCATCCCCTGCATGGATTTCATGCCACGAGGCTGCTCGGGATTGCTAAGATCCGGCTGCATATCAAGTACTTCGTTAATCCGTTCTGCCGATGCTGAAGCTCTTGGAATCATGACAAAGATCATGGAAACCATAATCAGTGAGAACATGATTTGCATGGCATATTGAATGAAGGCAATTAATGCACCGATGTTCATATTGCCGCTGTCAATCCGCATTCCACCAAAATAAAGAATGGCAATCATCGAAAAGTTCATAACCAGCATCATAACAGGCATGATGGTCGCCATGAGCACATTAACTTTAATCGAAGAATCCCTCAGTTCCGTGTTGGCCCCGTTAAAGCGCACGCGCTCATGCTCACCACGGTTAAAGGAACGCACGACACGAATCCCTGTTAACTGCTCACGCAACACCAGGTTGAGTCGGTCCAGCTTTTTCTGAATGGTTTTGAACAAAGGCAATCCCTTGGAACCAATCAGCGCAATGGCTCCGCCCAGTACAGGCAGCACGACCAGGAAGATCGTAGATAATTTGGCGTCCTGCGAGACCGCCATGAAGATACCACCGATACACATCAATGGAGCCATAATCATCATGCGCAGCATCATCGTAAGTACGTTCTGTACCTGCGTGATATCATTCGTCGTACGCGTAATCAGGGAAGCCGTACCCATCTTATCGAACTCCTGGAGCGAGAAGTTCTCCACATGGCGGAATACTCTGCTGCGAAGTTGTTTGGCAAATCCACCCGCAGTGCGGGAGGAGAGGTAACTGGCGATCACTGAACACGCTGTTCCGCCAATCGCAATGACCAACATCCATCCACCAATCTGCCAAATATAAGGGACATCTCCCTTAATGATGCCGAAATTCACGATATCCGCCATTAACGTAGGCAGGTACAATTCGGCAAGCGACTGAAACAGTACCAATACCAGAATGAAGATAATCGGTATTCGATAAGGCTTCAGCATGCGAAACAGTTTCATCATGGCGTATCATCTCCTTGTGTGGACGTCTCCGTCTGTTGGAAAACCACTGTATCAAAAAAGGTATAAACCTTGGTCAACAACTCCGTCAATTGAATGCTTTCTTCCTCACCCAAATGCTCGACGAGCTGGTTGAACGTTTGCATGCGCTCCTCATGTGCCGCCCGAATAATGTTCCGCCCTGCCTCTGTAATGGTGATACGCACAGCACGGCGATCCGTCGGGTCCATGGTCCGTTCGACAAGCCCTTCATCCTCAAGCCCACGAATAACCGGGGTTATTGTTGGTGATTTCACCCGCAGTAACGCACTGATTTCCGATACTTTAAGTCCTGGGCGACTCTCATTCAGTTCTCTCTCAAAATCTGGCGGATTATCCCGCCAGTCCAGACGTTCTCCTGGATGCGTACCATGCAGCAAACAAGCAAGCACCATAATTTCATTATGATTGCGCCCATGAGGTTTATTTTGCCTCCACTTGCCTTTATTAAACTGCATGATGGAGTATAAAAGCTTCTGAGCGACCGGATCTATACCAGTCATATTGGATTCCTCCCTCTTTCTTTATTAATGCATAGATATCCAATATCATAGGACACCTATTAAATAGCATCGCAATTAAATAGATATGCAATTAATTAGGTGTACTAAGTATATTATCGCAGGAAGCGAAAGTCAAACAACTAAAAATAACCAAGAGTAACCCATACTAAACGCTTATAACCGCTTCGTTATGGGCTTTGTCATTTTGCCGTCATTGGAGCTGGCTATAGTTATTGTGCGCAATATCAGGAAGGAAACTCAAAAAAGCTCCCATCCAATACTCCGGTAGATGAATACCCGGTGTACTTAATGGGAGCATTGTTATACATATGGAATGAAGAAACAAGGTAGCCTCTCTTATTGCAAAATTAGATGAACTTGTTGAGCATCACGCATCACCTATCACGACTGTGACGCCGAAACCGTTTTAAGCACGGAAGCAAATGGGAAATACTCTTTTGCATTGTTGTAGGCGATGCCCTGTACGATCTGACCGAGCAGCTCCATATCCTGCGGTGCTTCGCCCTGTTCAGCCCATTCACCAATGAGATTGCAGACCAGGCGGCGGAAATACTCATGCCGTGTGTACGACAGGAAGCTGCGTGAATCAGTCAGCATACCGACAAATCGGCTGAGCAGACCCACATTCGCAAGTGCCTTCATCTGGGCGAGCATGCCGTCCTTCGTATCATTGAACCACCATGCTGCACCAAGCTGGATTTTGCCTGGAATACCACCGCCCTGGAAACTGCCGATGATCGCTGCAAGAACTTCATTATCCCTTGGATTTAAGGAATACAGAATCGTTTTGGGTAACGCCTGCTGCTGTTCTAACGCATCGAGCAATCCAATCATTGCTGATGACAGTGGTGTATCATTCACGGCGTCATAACCGGTATCCGGCCCAAGCTTGGCAAACATCCGTGTGTTGTTGTTACGGGCTGCATTAATGTGGAACTGCATCACCCAACCGCGCTCTGCATACAGTTTGCCGAGGAACGTCAATGTGACCGTCTTATACTTGTCCTCTTCCTCACGAGTTACCTTCTGACCTGCAAGTGCCTTCGCAAAAATCTCACCCGCTTCTTCTCGCGTAGCCACACCGTAAGGAACATAATCAAGTGCATGGTCAGAGACTCTGCCACCGACGGAATGGAAGAATTCCACCCGGGACTCCAGCGCAGTAAGGAAGGATTCATAATCTGAAATGGCAGTGCCAGATGCCTGCGACAGCTTGCCCACCCATTCGGTGAATGTATCCCGGTTCAATTCCAGTCCTTTATCTGGGCGGAAAGAAGGCAATACCGCCGTATCAAAGCCTTCAATCTCCTGAATCTTTAGATGATACTCCAGAGAATCGGTAGGATCATCGGTTGTGCACACAACAGTGACATTGGATTTGGTAATCAGATCACGTGCACCGAATCCGTCACTGTTCAGTTTGGCATTTACTTTATCCCAGATGGCCGGTGCGCTTGACTCATTCAATACTTCGTAGACGCCGAAATATCGCTGTAATTCCAAGTGAGACCAGGCGTACAACGGATTACCAATCATCATGGGTACTGTTTTGGCGTAAGCAAGGAAACGATCGTAATCGGTTACGCCTTCGCCGCCAGTCACATATTGCTCTTCAATTCCGTTCGCGCGCATGAGCCGCCACTTATAGTGATCACCGTATAACCAGGCCTCCGTAAGATTGCCAAAGGTTTTGTTCTCGTAGATCTCCTGAGGACTGAGGTGGCAATGATAGTCAATAATCGGCATGTCTTTGGCATAATCCTCATATAACTTGACCGCCGTTTCATTATGCAGCAAAAATTGTTCATCCAGAAAAGATTTCATTCGCCTCGCACGCTCCCTTTAGGTGAGTTTACGTTCATATGGGTTCACTTCCCATCTTTACGCTACACTGTTTGCCATCAAAGTTCAATATAAAATGATAGCGTTATCAAAAAAGGTTGATTTAGGCATATATTCGGGAACAAGGTATACTGGATTTAACGCAAGGATGCTGATCTGAAGATCACACAAGGAGATGAATTTGAATGAAAATTACTTTTCTCGGCACAGGAGATATGTTCAGCGTGGAGCAGCACCACAATAGTATGTTGGCTGAATTCGAAGACACGCATCTAGTCATTGATTTTCCGGAATCAAATGCCAAAGCACTCAAGGAATATGGATTCCCCATGACCGATATCCACAATGTTTTCATTTCACATCTACACGAAGATCATATTAATGGTGTACAGATGCTGGGTTATTACGCACAGATCGTGGGCGATCGCAAACCCCGTCTGTTCATCCACGAACAATTGGTAGATCCGCTCTGGAACATACTATCCCCCGGCATGCGCTACACAACGG of Paenibacillus sp. FSL R5-0517 contains these proteins:
- a CDS encoding ABC transporter ATP-binding protein; the encoded protein is MMKLFRMLKPYRIPIIFILVLVLFQSLAELYLPTLMADIVNFGIIKGDVPYIWQIGGWMLVIAIGGTACSVIASYLSSRTAGGFAKQLRSRVFRHVENFSLQEFDKMGTASLITRTTNDITQVQNVLTMMLRMMIMAPLMCIGGIFMAVSQDAKLSTIFLVVLPVLGGAIALIGSKGLPLFKTIQKKLDRLNLVLREQLTGIRVVRSFNRGEHERVRFNGANTELRDSSIKVNVLMATIMPVMMLVMNFSMIAILYFGGMRIDSGNMNIGALIAFIQYAMQIMFSLIMVSMIFVMIPRASASAERINEVLDMQPDLSNPEQPRGMKSMQGMIEFDHVTFRYPGAENPALSDISFTARSGETTAIIGGTGSGKSTLLSLIPRFYDVTEGSVRVNGTDVRELRQEDLRAKIGFVPQKAVLFTGTITDNIRHGKDDATMDEVVHAARTAQAENFITEMKDGYDSLIAQGGNNVSGGQKQRLSIARALVRRPEVYIFDDSFSALDFKTDAKLRAALKSETTEAAVLIVAQRVSTVMDADRILVMDEGRIVGSGTHKELLEHNEVYREIVSSQLTEEEIA
- the uxaC gene encoding glucuronate isomerase, which codes for MKSFLDEQFLLHNETAVKLYEDYAKDMPIIDYHCHLSPQEIYENKTFGNLTEAWLYGDHYKWRLMRANGIEEQYVTGGEGVTDYDRFLAYAKTVPMMIGNPLYAWSHLELQRYFGVYEVLNESSAPAIWDKVNAKLNSDGFGARDLITKSNVTVVCTTDDPTDSLEYHLKIQEIEGFDTAVLPSFRPDKGLELNRDTFTEWVGKLSQASGTAISDYESFLTALESRVEFFHSVGGRVSDHALDYVPYGVATREEAGEIFAKALAGQKVTREEEDKYKTVTLTFLGKLYAERGWVMQFHINAARNNNTRMFAKLGPDTGYDAVNDTPLSSAMIGLLDALEQQQALPKTILYSLNPRDNEVLAAIIGSFQGGGIPGKIQLGAAWWFNDTKDGMLAQMKALANVGLLSRFVGMLTDSRSFLSYTRHEYFRRLVCNLIGEWAEQGEAPQDMELLGQIVQGIAYNNAKEYFPFASVLKTVSASQS
- a CDS encoding ABC transporter ATP-binding protein, producing MSDHTEKHKAPRVSRGPGPGPGMGMRPPAEKAKDFKGTLRRLIRYLQPHSSRLLGVLVAAILSTVFSIISPKIMAQGTDILSEGAIAILQGVQGAGIDFPALMKVLYLLGGLYLFSAAFMYIQQYLMAGVAQRVVYDMREQISAKVGRLPLKYFDSRTTGETLSRATNDVDNISNTLQQSLAQFITSIVTIVGVIIMMLTISPWMTLITILTLPLSVVVVMLVASRSQKHFAGQQKSLGELNGHVEEMYTGHKVVKAFGREEQSVQQFEKVNEELYESGWKAQFISGIIMPLMSFVGNLGYVLICVVGGIFVTRGSISIGDILAFTQYSRQFTQPINQIANISNIIQSTIASAERVFELLDEEEEVPESKQPVQLQQPRGAVTFQGVNFGYKENELLIHNMNIDVKPGQTVAIVGPTGAGKTTLINLLMRFYEIQDGRITIDGADIKDMERGKLRSLFGMVLQDTWLFNGTIRDNIAYGREGSTEEDVIKAAVAAHADHFIRTLPDGYDTVLNEEASNISQGQKQLLTIARAILANPAILILDEATSSVDTRTEVFIQKAMNDLMKDRTSFVIAHRLSTIRGADLILVMDHGNVIEQGNHEELMASQGFYADLYNSQFAEQQPQAI
- a CDS encoding MarR family transcriptional regulator → MTGIDPVAQKLLYSIMQFNKGKWRQNKPHGRNHNEIMVLACLLHGTHPGERLDWRDNPPDFERELNESRPGLKVSEISALLRVKSPTITPVIRGLEDEGLVERTMDPTDRRAVRITITEAGRNIIRAAHEERMQTFNQLVEHLGEEESIQLTELLTKVYTFFDTVVFQQTETSTQGDDTP